AAGCAAGATATGAAGCATGTTAATAGAAAAGTTCACGTTTAACTTGTACTTTTTCTTGACATAGTACCATTTGCCTTTTCAAATGACCATAGTGGATTTCAAAAACTACTGAAACATTTAGATTCCTATTCTAAAGAAGAGCTTTATATTGGTATGGAATCTACTGCCCATTATGCAGAAAATCTTACCAGCTTCCTTTTCACAAGGGGATTTCAGGTTTGTATAATCAATCCTATTCAAACTTCCTCTCTTAGGAAATCAAATATCCGTAAAACCAAGACGGACTCGGTGGATACTTATCTCATTATCAAAGCTTTAACTTTAAACCACTATCATTTATATTCGGAACGCGATTACAATTCCTTGCAATTAAAAAACCTATGTCGCTTCCGTCAAAAACTTATGAAGGCTAGGACAAAGGTTAAAATTCAACTTGTGACTTATGTGGATTTGTTATTCCCGGAACTCCAGTATTTCTTTAAATCTGGTATTCACGGAAAAGCTTGTTATACTCTATTAAAAGAGCAACCAAATCCCGACAGAATTGCGAAAATGCATCTCACAAGGTTAACTAACCTTTTATCAAAGTCCTCTCGCGGACACTTTAAACAGTCTAAAGCTGTACATTTAAAAGAGCTTGCATCGCAATCTGTCGGTATTAAAAATGATACCCTATCTTTGCAGATTTTGCAATCGATAAAACAGATTGAAATGTACACAGAACAGCTTGCCGAAGTAGATCAATCCATTCATGAAATCATGGATAAGATGGATTCTGTTATTAAGACTATCCCTGGTGTTGGAGCAATAAACGGTGCCATGATTATTGGAGAAATCGGTGATATATCACGTTTTGATAAACCATGCCAACTGCTCGCCTATGCAGGGCTAGATCCATCGGTATATCAATCAGGAAATTTCACTGCCGCTAGAACACGAATGTCCAAACGAGGTTCCAAACTACTTCGATATGCACTAATAAATGCAGCATGGCAAACCACCTTGGTAAATAAAACTTTCAAGGAATATTATGATTTAAAAGTCTCTCAAGGTCGTCGTCACTACAATGCTCTTGGCCATGTAGCTCATAAATTAGTCCGTGTTATACATAAGATGATGAGCTCTAACGTTGAATTCAATTTAGCTTAGCCTTACCTATCAACTATATTTAATTTTCAGAAAGCACCTTTATGATGCTTTATTTGTTATGCACTTTATTATAATAAATAAGCTTAAGAAAATTTCTCTTTTACTATTGACTTTTCATAGTTGGTCTCCTTAATTCTTGAAAGGTTACCGCTGCACAGTACCTCAAGGTTATCAAATATTTTACGTGCTGGCCAATCCCACCATTTTAATTTCAGCAGATAGTCTATAAGGTCATCGTCGAATCTTTTTTTAGTAATTCTGACGGGGTTTCCGCCTGCAATATGATAAGCCGGTATGTCCTTTGTAACTACTGAATTGGCAGCTACAATTGCTCCATCACCAATATGCACGCCAGGCATTACAGTGACATTTTGACCTATCCACACATCATTTCCTACAACAGTATCTCCTTTGAAAGGTAAATCCCCAAGTGTCGGAGTTGCCTTTTCCCAACCATGCCCCATGATGTTAAAAGGATAAGTAGTGACGCTGCACATTCTATGATTCGCACCGTTCATTACAAATTCGATACCTTTTGCTATAGCGCAGAATTTCCCGATGATGAGCTTATCACCTATAAATTCATAGTGATGTGTAACGTGCTCTTCAAATCGTTCCGCACCATTGATATCATCATAGTAGGTGTAATCGCCTACTATAATGTTTGGACGTGTGATTAAATTTTTAATGTAGCATATGCTTTTGATGTTTTCATTTGGATAAATGGAACTTGGATCTGGTCCATATTGCATATTAAACCTCCTCGCGCGTTGGCTTTCCGCTATCAACGCTTTCCCAACTCAGATGCTATCAAGCTTGTTTCACAGACTTAATTAGCAGCATCATTGGGCGGCGCATTTCATCTGACATGCCCGGAATGTCCATCATATCGGCGCTTGGCATTGCTTCCTCAACAACGTCCAGCCGAAATCCGGCTTTTATAAGCCCCATTAGAATTTGCGTTAATGTATGATGTTGTTTCGTGACATCCAGTCCTAGGAAATGGGCAACTCGCTCTCCGGGATAAAAATAATCATCAACAGGCCAGTGCTGTGATCTGCCATTCGAATCATAAATCCAGTCCTGGTTTACACCCGCTGTAAAAACAGGATGTTCAATGTTAAGAAGGAAAACGCCATCAGCCTTTAGCGTCAAGTATATTTTCCTGAAAATCGTATCAATATCTGCAATATAATGAAGCACCAGATTAGAAACCACGCAATCATATGAATTGGCGGGATAATCATATTCCTCCAGCCCGCAAACCCGATAGGTAATTTTCGAGTCTGCGTTTTTTGCTTTTGCTTCATGTATCATTTTTTCACTCAGGTCAATACCCAATACCTGCTTTGCACCGCACTCAACCGCATATTTGCAATGCCAGCCATAACCGCATCCAAGATCGAGTACGCTTTTGTAGCTTAATTCAGGAAACAAGGCCTTGAACTGATGCCATTCACCTGCTCCGGATAAGCCTTGTTGACTGCGTGACATCTTCGAATACTGGTCAAAAAATTGTCTATTATCATAAATGTTGTTCATATTCTCACCTTCTTTGTGTAGTTAGAATCTTTCACCGGATATGTTCATCAGTCATTCAGAAAAATACCTTTCGCTTCGTTAATCAATTGCTTTAGCTGCACACAGGCATTTGCTCCATCTGTTCCGGCTGCCGCAAAAATTGAATTTATTTTATCTTTGTATCCAAGCGGGTGAATGTTAAAATGCTCTATCATGCCGACTGCCTTTTTTTCGTTCAGGCAGTACTCTTCATTTACTGCAAATAACACCTGGTTCAGCGCTGAAATCGCCCGTACAATATGAGCAGTAACATAATAAACATCGTTTTTCCTGGCATTGTTTTCCGCGAACATTAAAGAAAACTCTGCTTCAAACGTAAAGAAACCAATAATAGCTCTTTTCAATTTCGGCGGGTATTTTTTCGCGACTTGCTTCAAAGCTGAAATATTACCCTGTTTATCCCACAATACCTTGCATACTGCTAATTCTCCCATATACATCACATTCATGTAGGCATGGGGATGTCCAGTTTGATAATGTGCGGAAATAATCCCTTCCTGACATTCTGAAATTACATTTTCCACACGTTCTATATCCCGTAGTATAAAGTCAACATGGTATCCATCCATCATAAGCCAGCCACCGCCATTAACCCATTCTCCCCATGCACCAGGAGGAACGACCAAATTATCCCTGTGTTCATCATCCACAAGTTTGGCTGCCTTGTTCAAGGACACAAGGTCAAGTGTCTCCGTATTGTAATAAATACCGATATCAATATCTGAGTCAGGGGAATGCGTGCCCCTTGCGCGAGAGCCGCCAAGCACAACTGCTTGGATGCCTGACACATCTGCCAATGCTGATACAACTTCATCTAATACTGTTTTAATTTCATTCATGTATGCTCACCTCATTAAAGCGATCTTTTTAAAATAGCTTGTTAATGCCCACATCCAATCTGACCACACAACCTCAAAAACTTCTGAAAAAACATCTAACCTGACCACTCGCGAACGCTGACATCTAACCCGACCACTCACCGAGCTATGACATCTAACCTGACCACTTAACTATCAAAAACCGCTCTTATGGACTTATTCCCTCGAAGCGATATTTTCATGATTTTACTCAATGGGTTTTACACCCATATGTGCTGAAAGCCCTGATATATAAGGGTTTTTTACGCTCTCACTCTTTCACCCTTGTTATCAATACAACCGTCTCAACATGGAACGATAGGCTCACCTCGATGTCTGGTCTGTATTTTTCGTTTTATTCGTTCGCGGGAATAGGTCGAGCATGGTTATTATGGGTATTATCTGTTCGGGGAACAGGTCAACTGTTTTCGTGTGTTCGTGGGAATAAGTCGATATATGGGTCTTGATTCCTGTCATCTCAGGTGTGTTTCCTACGATACTTTGATACCAATGCACCATTTTCTGTTGTCGGCGGGCTTTCGTTAACGAGCAGGGTATCGTTAACGAGCAATATATTAATCTTTCTTCGACGTGCGGTTTTGCCTTTATACATAGACTCCTCGATCCGGCATCCCATCATATTATATTATTCGTGCCAAAGTACTGTGCCGCAACAGTCGCATACGGCACTTGCCGCACCGTCAAATTCGTTTCTGGTTGTGGTTGCCGAGACATAGCTGTTGCATTTTGGGCAAAACGGTGCGCTGCCGCAGGGAATACAATCGCTTCGATATGCCGTTCCATAATTCGGGTCATTGGGGTAGTTGCATATCACCGCCAGATGGGGTGTTTTTTTACCGCAGCGACTGCAATGCTCCAAGCGAAGCTCCGTGCGCTTTCCTAAAGAATATCCTACAACCTTTCCCTGCCCACAGTAGATGCAGAAGCCGTCATCGCCGAATGTGTGTTTTGTAGCTCCACAGACCTTGCATTTACAGCCATCCCAAACATGGGGTTCTGATTTACGACAGTTGGTACAGTAATGGAGTTTATCGTCACCAGCACGCCAGTGATGCCCTTCGTCGCGCACCTCGCCGCAACGGACGCATTTACAGCCATTCCAGTTATGGCCTTGCTTTTTGCATTTGAGCTTTCCGAATAAATTCATAGCGCCCTCCAAACTTCTTATTTGTCGCCACGGACACCTCCGTGGAAAATGCCTTCGTCGGCATTAGCGTCGTATTCCTGCCGCCGTATTTCTTCTTGAGTAAGTGAAGCTGTTTCTTTCAATTCGTTAACCCTTGTACGTTCCTCCGCAATCACATTCCGTTGGATGTTTTGTGCATCAAGAGCATCAAAAATCTTTATAACTATGTCTGGAAATCTATTCGCGTACCCGGCTATCTTGCGAATTAGGTAAGCGTCGTTAAACACTTGTGGCAGCAGTTCGCCATGCAGTGTAATGAGGCTTGCATACGCTTCAATCGCCATTTCATCAGTACGGGCGCGTCCATAGGGGCTTAAATAGTATTTTCCGCATGAATTGCATCGCTGGAGATCGGTAACTTCTCCATCAACATATTCATATTGATGCTCGACTTTGCCGCATCGGGAGCATTCACATCCTATAAAGTTGTGTTGAATATCCCGCGTCTTTCCGCAGTTCAGGCATTTCTCCCGGCACTGACCCTCTATTTGCCGCCATTGATGCTCGATTGTTACCGTAGCTCCGCAAACGCGACAGCGCCGGGCGCATTCATTAGGCAGACGCTCCCATTTATGCCCGAAAACTTTACAGAGAAATCCCATATTGTTACCTCCAACGATTCTTAGTTTCTGCCTATGCGTCTCGCAAAATGCACGACACGCTTTCTAAACCCTCAAATATGCTTGGCTCCATACGATTTGATTGTCAGTATCCTTGCTTCATGTCGTAATCATGCCAGATTTGCTTCATATCAACGTCTGCGGAGTCATCATCAGAGGCGGCAGGCAATTGAGGACTGAAATAGTCCCGCACGGTTTGAGATACCGCTTTTGTCGGCAGTAGATCGCGATATGGTATGCCGCACATCATAAATACTTTTTTTGCATCTGCCAAAAGCCAGAGATCATTCTCCGTGATGTTCCCTATCAGAAGATACTGGAGAAGAGTTTCAGCTTGCATATATTTCATGATAATGTGCTTTGTGTATTGGCAGGGAGTAACATCAAGAATATGAAATTTTTCATCTTGCTGCAATTGCCCTTCCGAAAGCATATACCGCAACTTTTTTTCAGCGCTTTTACTTAACTCGTTTCTTAACCAGACTGGTTTGCTGAAAAACACTTCTTTTCCCCCTTCCGAAATTCTATCAATCTTTAACCCCTATAAAAGCAAACACGCCGGATGCGATGCCGATAAAGATGAGATACCCGAGAGCAACCCAACCGTCGCCGTAAGCGTCGTTCCAGATGTTAATTGCAAACACTACAGACACCGCACCACCTGTGAGTATCGCACAGAGGACAGCAAGCACTGTGTTACCATTCACGTCGCTCCATTGCGCTATCTTGTTCTCAACCCACGTCACAGCGATATAGGCGGCGATAAAAGCGGCGTAGAAAAGCAAAATCAACGGACCCGCATTTTGTGTCCATTTCTCGATTCTGAATGATAACGGCGGCGCATATCGGAAAAGTACAAAGCCGAGTGCGGCGCTGATGAGCAGTAAGGCAACCCACCCGATAATCTTCCTCAAATAACACATTTTTGTTTTCCTCTCG
The nucleotide sequence above comes from Variimorphobacter saccharofermentans. Encoded proteins:
- a CDS encoding IS110 family RNA-guided transposase is translated as MVPFAFSNDHSGFQKLLKHLDSYSKEELYIGMESTAHYAENLTSFLFTRGFQVCIINPIQTSSLRKSNIRKTKTDSVDTYLIIKALTLNHYHLYSERDYNSLQLKNLCRFRQKLMKARTKVKIQLVTYVDLLFPELQYFFKSGIHGKACYTLLKEQPNPDRIAKMHLTRLTNLLSKSSRGHFKQSKAVHLKELASQSVGIKNDTLSLQILQSIKQIEMYTEQLAEVDQSIHEIMDKMDSVIKTIPGVGAINGAMIIGEIGDISRFDKPCQLLAYAGLDPSVYQSGNFTAARTRMSKRGSKLLRYALINAAWQTTLVNKTFKEYYDLKVSQGRRHYNALGHVAHKLVRVIHKMMSSNVEFNLA
- a CDS encoding Vat family streptogramin A O-acetyltransferase; protein product: MQYGPDPSSIYPNENIKSICYIKNLITRPNIIVGDYTYYDDINGAERFEEHVTHHYEFIGDKLIIGKFCAIAKGIEFVMNGANHRMCSVTTYPFNIMGHGWEKATPTLGDLPFKGDTVVGNDVWIGQNVTVMPGVHIGDGAIVAANSVVTKDIPAYHIAGGNPVRITKKRFDDDLIDYLLKLKWWDWPARKIFDNLEVLCSGNLSRIKETNYEKSIVKEKFS
- a CDS encoding class I SAM-dependent methyltransferase; translation: MNNIYDNRQFFDQYSKMSRSQQGLSGAGEWHQFKALFPELSYKSVLDLGCGYGWHCKYAVECGAKQVLGIDLSEKMIHEAKAKNADSKITYRVCGLEEYDYPANSYDCVVSNLVLHYIADIDTIFRKIYLTLKADGVFLLNIEHPVFTAGVNQDWIYDSNGRSQHWPVDDYFYPGERVAHFLGLDVTKQHHTLTQILMGLIKAGFRLDVVEEAMPSADMMDIPGMSDEMRRPMMLLIKSVKQA
- a CDS encoding nucleotidyltransferase domain-containing protein, which encodes MNEIKTVLDEVVSALADVSGIQAVVLGGSRARGTHSPDSDIDIGIYYNTETLDLVSLNKAAKLVDDEHRDNLVVPPGAWGEWVNGGGWLMMDGYHVDFILRDIERVENVISECQEGIISAHYQTGHPHAYMNVMYMGELAVCKVLWDKQGNISALKQVAKKYPPKLKRAIIGFFTFEAEFSLMFAENNARKNDVYYVTAHIVRAISALNQVLFAVNEEYCLNEKKAVGMIEHFNIHPLGYKDKINSIFAAAGTDGANACVQLKQLINEAKGIFLND
- a CDS encoding DUF1660 domain-containing protein, translating into MGFLCKVFGHKWERLPNECARRCRVCGATVTIEHQWRQIEGQCREKCLNCGKTRDIQHNFIGCECSRCGKVEHQYEYVDGEVTDLQRCNSCGKYYLSPYGRARTDEMAIEAYASLITLHGELLPQVFNDAYLIRKIAGYANRFPDIVIKIFDALDAQNIQRNVIAEERTRVNELKETASLTQEEIRRQEYDANADEGIFHGGVRGDK